The DNA region TTCAGCGAGCAGAGCTTCGTGCGCCTGCCGCCGCAGGACTGGTCGCTGCGTTGGTGGCGCGGCTTCTTCGCGGATGCCTCCTGGCTGCGATCGCTGCTGACCAGCCTCGAGGTCGCGGCGCTGTCCTGCATCCTGTCGGTGGCGGCCGGAACCTCGGCAGCGCTCGGCCTGGCGCGCCTCGGGCCGCGCCTGAAAGCGCTCGCGAACGGTCTTTTCCTCGGACCGATGGTCGCGCCCGTCATCGTGCTCGCGGTCGGGCTGTACGCGCTGGCGCGCTCGGTCGGCCTCGTCGGGAGCGTGCCGGGCCTCGTGCTCGCCCATACGATGCTGGCGCTGCCTTATGCGATCTTGAATGTCGGCGTGTCGGTCGCGGCGCTCGATCCGCGCCTCGCTCTCGCGGCGAGCGGGCTCGGGGCTGGTCCCTGGCGGGCATTTCGTACGGTGACCTTGCCGTCCATCATGCCCGGCATGCTGGGCGGCGGCATCTTCGCCTTCGTCACCTCCTTCGACGAAGTGGTGCTGGCGGTCTTCCTCGCGGGCCCGAGCGTGAAGACGCTGCCGGTACGCATCTGGGAGGAGGTTCGCGTCGAGTACACGCCCATCGTCGCCGTCGCCGCAACGATCATGATCGTGCTTGCCCTCATCGGCTCGGCCATCGGGCGGCTCGCCGCGCGGAGGACCGCATGAGCGCGGTCGCCTTTCGTGGCGTCGCCAAGCGCTTCGGCGAGATCGAGGCGCTGGCCCCGCTCGATCTCGACATCGCCTCGGGCGAGTTTGTCAGCCTGCTCGGACCATCGGGCTCGGGCAAGACGACGCTCCTCAATATCTGCGCCGGCTATGTCGAGCCGACGGCGGGCTCGCTGATCGTCGCCGGGCGGGACATCACCGCGCTGCCGGCACGCCGGCGCAATATCGGCATGGTGTTCCAGAACTACGCGCTGTTCCCGCATCTCGACGTGTTCGAGAACGTGGCCTACGGGCTACGGGTCCGCAAGGTGACTGACGTCGAGCTGAGGCGTCGCGTCGCGGAGGCGCTGCGCACCGTGCAGCTCGACGGTTTCGGCAAGCGCGCGGTGCGCAGCCTGTCGGGCGGCCAGCAGCAGCGCGTGGCGCTGGCGCGCGCCATGGTCATCGAGCCCGACATCCTCCTGATGGACGAACCGCTCGGCGCGCTCGACAAGCAGTTGCGCAAGGAGGTGCAGATCGAGATCCGGCGTATGCACGTCGCCCGTCCGCGCACGACGCTTTACGTCACGCATGATCAGGAGGAAGCTCTCGTCATGTCGGACCGCATTGCCGTGATGCGCGCCGGCCGCGTCGTCCAGCTCGGCACGGCGCAGCAGCTTTACAGCCGGCCCGCCGACAGCTTCGTTGCGCGCTTCCTCGGCGAATCGAATCTCGTCGGCGGTCGCGTTGCGGGGCTGCGGGAGCGCTGCGCGACGCTCGCAGTCGAGGGGTTCGCCGCGCCGATCGAGGGAGAAGCCGCCCAGGGGTTGCGGATGGCCGATCGCGCTTGCGCGCTCATCCGGCCGGAGAATATCCGGCCGCTCGCCGGCGGCTACCAGGCGCGCATCGTCGAGCGGATATTCCTTGGAGAGATCGTGGCGCTGCGGCTCGCTTTGCCGAGCGGCATCGAGCTCTGGTCGCGGCTCTTCAGTTCGGACGCGCCGGCCGGCGACCAGGTCGAGATCGGCTGGGATCGGGAGCGCGTCTCGATCCTGCCGGAGGCATCGTAACGGAGGAAAGCACCATGCTGACGAGACGATATCTGATCGCCGCCGGGGCCGCCGGCGCGATGACGGGCCTCGCGGGGCGGGCTCTGGCCGATGCGACGAAGCTCACCTTCTGCTCCTGGGGCGGAGCGCTCAGCGATCTCGAGAAATCGGCGCTGCTCGACCCCTTCGGCAAGATCAAGGGATTCGAGGTGGTGCCCGCCTCGCCGACCAATTACGCCAAGCTCAAGGCCATGGTGGAATCGGGCCCGCCCGAATGGGATCTCGTCGATGTCGGCGGGCGCTTCATCTGGCAGGGCGCCGATCTCCTCGAGACGCTCGACATGTCGCTCATCCCGAACGCCAAGGCGCTCGACCCGGGTTGGGTCGCGCCGAAAGGCATCTTCACCTCGACGGGCGCCACGGTCGTCGCCTGGAACACCAAATCCTTCCCGGAAGGTCAGGGGCCAAAATCCTGGAAGGATTTCTGGGACGTCAAAACCTTTCCCGGTCCGCGCGGCCTCTACAAGCCCTTCTACTACAACTACGAGGCGGCGTTGCTCGCTGCCGGCACGCCGCATGCGGACATCTATCCGGTCACGGAAGACAAGGTGAAGGCCGCCATGGACAAGATCCGCGAGCTGAAGCCGAATGTGAAGGTGTGGTGGACGGCCGGCGCGCAACCGCCCCAGCTGCTCTCGACCGGCGAGCTCGCCATGTCCTCGGCCTGGTCGGGGCGCGTCCTTGCCATCATGCGCGAGAATGCCCCCGTCGCCATGACCTATCAGGACGGCATCGCCTGGGGAAATGCCTGGGTCGTCCCGAAGGGCACGCCCAACGCCAAGCTCGCCATGGAGGCGATCAATTACGCGCTCTCGCCGGAAGCACAGGCACGGCTCGTCGAATTCGGCACCT from Rhizobiales bacterium GAS188 includes:
- a CDS encoding putative spermidine/putrescine transport system ATP-binding protein/spermidine/putrescine transport system ATP-binding protein; protein product: MSAVAFRGVAKRFGEIEALAPLDLDIASGEFVSLLGPSGSGKTTLLNICAGYVEPTAGSLIVAGRDITALPARRRNIGMVFQNYALFPHLDVFENVAYGLRVRKVTDVELRRRVAEALRTVQLDGFGKRAVRSLSGGQQQRVALARAMVIEPDILLMDEPLGALDKQLRKEVQIEIRRMHVARPRTTLYVTHDQEEALVMSDRIAVMRAGRVVQLGTAQQLYSRPADSFVARFLGESNLVGGRVAGLRERCATLAVEGFAAPIEGEAAQGLRMADRACALIRPENIRPLAGGYQARIVERIFLGEIVALRLALPSGIELWSRLFSSDAPAGDQVEIGWDRERVSILPEAS
- a CDS encoding putative spermidine/putrescine transport system substrate-binding protein codes for the protein MLTRRYLIAAGAAGAMTGLAGRALADATKLTFCSWGGALSDLEKSALLDPFGKIKGFEVVPASPTNYAKLKAMVESGPPEWDLVDVGGRFIWQGADLLETLDMSLIPNAKALDPGWVAPKGIFTSTGATVVAWNTKSFPEGQGPKSWKDFWDVKTFPGPRGLYKPFYYNYEAALLAAGTPHADIYPVTEDKVKAAMDKIRELKPNVKVWWTAGAQPPQLLSTGELAMSSAWSGRVLAIMRENAPVAMTYQDGIAWGNAWVVPKGTPNAKLAMEAINYALSPEAQARLVEFGTYGPVLEAAAAKGTPEQRKLMVTAPENIKTMLILNEEQAAIYSAKYENEWNRMQLG
- a CDS encoding putative spermidine/putrescine transport system permease protein, giving the protein MTPAGAWTKAFAALLAALIVIPVLAVVPLAFSEQSFVRLPPQDWSLRWWRGFFADASWLRSLLTSLEVAALSCILSVAAGTSAALGLARLGPRLKALANGLFLGPMVAPVIVLAVGLYALARSVGLVGSVPGLVLAHTMLALPYAILNVGVSVAALDPRLALAASGLGAGPWRAFRTVTLPSIMPGMLGGGIFAFVTSFDEVVLAVFLAGPSVKTLPVRIWEEVRVEYTPIVAVAATIMIVLALIGSAIGRLAARRTA